Proteins from one Carcharodon carcharias isolate sCarCar2 chromosome 19, sCarCar2.pri, whole genome shotgun sequence genomic window:
- the si:ch73-170d6.2 gene encoding LOW QUALITY PROTEIN: uncharacterized protein si:ch73-170d6.2 (The sequence of the model RefSeq protein was modified relative to this genomic sequence to represent the inferred CDS: substituted 1 base at 1 genomic stop codon) — protein sequence MEIEDELKRLAEKLHRESTLTSKGNPSIYTIPLEKKTIDMDGHRVKCSFGKPTKKHSVRAIMVLGTTGAGKTTLINGMINYILGVEWEDNFRFKLIDEGTGRSQAESQTSSITAYELHHREGFQIDYSLTIIDTPGFGDTRGITQDKLITDQIXEFFSSPAGVDQIDTVCFVTQASLARLTLTQKYIFDSILSIFGKDIAENIQILVTFADGQIPPIPEAINVAEVPCPKDKKGFPVHFKFNNSAIFAQNEEDGDNFDAMFWKMGSNSMKKFFRALNKMETKSLCLTKEVLRERQQLETAIEGLQPQIKAGMMKLEEIRRTQQALNQHQVDLDANKDFEYEVEITVPVQIEISGTGKYITNCQKCHFTCHRPCTIPNDDNKLGCVAMNWSRHCSVCLHKCMWSVHYNKNTEIKTIKDEDNVQ from the exons ATGGAAATAGAGGATGAACTAAAGAGACTGGCTGAGAAACTTCACAGAGAAAGTACATTAACATCCAAAGGGAACCCTTCCATTTACACAATCCCCTTAGAGAAGAAGACAATTGACATGGATGGACACCGTGTAAAATGCTCCTTTGGAAAACCTACCAAAAAACATAGCGTGAGGGCAATCATGGTTCTTGGAACAACAGGAGCAGGAAAAACAACCCTCATCAATGGAATGATCAACTACATCCTGGGTGTGGAATGGGAGGACAACTTCAGATTTAAATTAATAGATGAAGGGACAGGAAGATCCCAGGCTGAAAGTCAGACATCCTCAATCACTGCCTATGAACTTCACCATCGAGAAGGATTCCAGATTGATTACTCTCTCACTATCATTGACACTCCGGGATTTGGAGATACCAGGGGGATAACCCAAGATAAATTGATCACTGATCAAATCTGAGAGTTCTTTTCTTCCCCAGCTGGTGTTGATCAGATCGACACCGTGTGTTTTGTTACTCAAGCCTCTTTGGCTCGATTGACTCTCACACAGAAATATATCTTTGATTCAATTCTCTCCATTTTTGGCAAAGACATTGCAGAGAACATCCAAATCCTGGTGACATTTGCAGATGGGCAAATTCCCCCAATTCCAGAGGCCATCAATGTTGCTGAGGTACCATGTCCCAAAGATAAAAAAGGTTTTCCAGTTCACTTCAAGTTCAACAATTCAGCCATATTTGCTCAAA atgaggaggatgGTGATAACTTTGATGCAATGTTCTGGAAGATGGGATCAAACAGTATGAAGAAATTCTTTAGAGCTCTGAACAAAATGGAAACAAAGAGTTTATGCTTGACAAAGGAAGTCCTCAGGGAACGTCAGCAGCTAGAAACTGCAATAGAGGGATTGCAGCCTCAGATCAAAGCTGGTATGATGAAACTGGAGGAGATCAGGAGGACACAACAGGCTTTGAACCAACACCAGGTTGACCTGGATGCAAATAAAGATTTTGAGTATGAAGTTGAAATCACAGTTCCTGTACAGATAGAAATCAGTGGGACTGGTAAATATATAACCAACTGTCAGAAATGTCACTTCACCTGTCACCGTCCCTGCACTATTCCTAATGATGATAATAAATTGGGATGTGTAGCAATGAACTGGAGTAGACACTGCTCAGTCTGTCTTCATAAATGCATGTGGTCTGTTCATTATAATAAAAATACAGAAATTAAAACCATAAAAGATGAAGACAATGTACAATGA